One region of Mycolicibacterium insubricum genomic DNA includes:
- a CDS encoding alpha/beta fold hydrolase, with protein MRPVRDPIHLGSGEPVVLLHPFMMSQNVWKDVAPILADTGRFEVYAPTMPGHNGGIKARWFLDTKELADDVERRMDALGWRTAHIVGNSLGGWVAFELMRRGRARTLTAIAPAGGWHHLSWVKFEIVGKFVAGLPVWIVAKLLGQRVLRFPFTRWFASVPISSTPERLPEADLPAIIDDVTHCAAYFQLLAKALLLPGLAELANADAPTNLVICDKDRVLPHPRFTRQFERELPPGHVVTHLDRSGHIPMFEDPGRTAALIAGFIDEHLGRPAGELPA; from the coding sequence ATGCGACCCGTCCGCGACCCGATTCACCTCGGCTCCGGTGAGCCGGTGGTGTTGCTGCACCCGTTCATGATGTCCCAGAACGTCTGGAAGGACGTCGCGCCGATACTGGCCGACACCGGCCGGTTCGAGGTGTACGCCCCGACCATGCCGGGCCACAACGGCGGCATCAAGGCGCGCTGGTTCCTGGACACCAAGGAACTCGCCGACGACGTCGAACGCCGGATGGACGCCCTCGGCTGGCGCACCGCCCACATCGTCGGCAACTCGCTGGGCGGCTGGGTGGCGTTCGAGCTGATGCGCCGCGGCCGCGCCCGCACCCTGACCGCGATCGCCCCGGCCGGCGGCTGGCACCACCTGTCCTGGGTGAAGTTCGAGATCGTCGGCAAGTTCGTCGCCGGACTGCCGGTGTGGATCGTCGCGAAACTGCTCGGTCAGCGGGTGCTGCGGTTCCCGTTCACCCGGTGGTTCGCCAGCGTGCCGATCAGCTCCACCCCGGAACGCCTGCCCGAGGCCGATCTGCCCGCCATCATCGACGACGTCACGCACTGCGCGGCGTACTTCCAACTGCTCGCCAAGGCGTTGCTGCTGCCCGGTCTGGCGGAGCTGGCCAACGCCGACGCACCGACCAACCTGGTCATCTGCGATAAGGACCGGGTGCTGCCGCACCCGCGGTTTACCCGCCAGTTCGAGCGGGAACTCCCCCCGGGGCACGTCGTCACCCACCTGGACCGTTCCGGGCACATCCCGATGTTCGAGGACCCGGGTCGCACCGCCGCGCTGATCGCCGGATTCATCGACGAGCACCTGGGCCGGCCGGCCGGCGAACTGCCCGCTTGA
- a CDS encoding DMT family transporter gives MAWLILILSGALEAVWATALSRSDGLSRPMPTAIFGVAVVVSMLGLGYAMRFLPPGTSYAVWVGIGAALTVAVAMASGAEAASFAKIALLTGLIGCVVGLQLVSH, from the coding sequence GTGGCATGGTTGATCCTGATTCTCTCCGGTGCCCTGGAAGCGGTGTGGGCGACCGCGCTGAGCCGCTCCGACGGGCTGTCCCGGCCGATGCCCACCGCGATCTTCGGTGTCGCGGTGGTGGTGTCGATGCTGGGACTCGGCTACGCCATGCGCTTCCTGCCGCCGGGGACCAGCTATGCGGTGTGGGTCGGTATCGGCGCGGCGCTGACGGTGGCGGTGGCCATGGCCAGCGGCGCCGAAGCCGCATCGTTCGCCAAGATCGCCCTGCTCACCGGCCTCATCGGCTGTGTGGTCGGGCTACAACTGGTCAGCCACTGA
- a CDS encoding bifunctional o-acetylhomoserine/o-acetylserine sulfhydrylase, whose amino-acid sequence MSSSTEASSSPEQNWSFETKQIHAGQQPDATTGARALPIYQTTSYVFNDTDHAAALFSLAEPGNIYTRIMNPTADVVEQRVAALEGGVAGLFLSSGQSASTLAILNVAGAGDHVVSSPRLYGGTYNLFHHTLRKLGVEFDFVEDPDDPASWAAAIRPNTRAFFGETIANPQGDVFDIPGVSAVAHQHGIPLIVDNTIATPYLIRPFEHGADIVVHSATKYLGGHGTAIAGLIIDGGTFDWTQGRHPGFTTPDESYHGVVYADLGAPAYALKARVQLLRDLGSAGAPFNAFLIAQGLETLSLRMERHVANAQRVAEFLAAAPGVNRVNYAGLPDSPWYARGRELAPRGTGAVLAFELAGGLAAGKAFVDALTLHSHVANIGDVRSLVIHPASTTHQQLSDAEQRASGVTPGLVRLAVGLEGIDDILADLARGLTAAAAAEGHR is encoded by the coding sequence GTGTCGTCATCCACAGAGGCGTCGTCCTCTCCAGAGCAGAACTGGTCCTTCGAGACCAAGCAGATCCACGCCGGCCAGCAGCCGGACGCCACCACCGGGGCCCGAGCCCTGCCGATCTACCAGACCACGTCGTACGTCTTCAACGACACCGATCACGCCGCGGCGCTGTTCAGCCTGGCCGAACCGGGCAACATCTACACCCGGATCATGAACCCGACCGCCGACGTCGTCGAACAGCGCGTCGCCGCCCTCGAAGGCGGGGTGGCCGGGTTGTTCCTGTCCTCGGGGCAGTCCGCCTCGACGCTGGCGATCCTCAACGTCGCCGGTGCCGGTGACCATGTGGTGAGCTCCCCACGGCTCTACGGCGGCACCTACAACCTGTTCCACCACACCCTGCGCAAGCTGGGCGTCGAGTTCGACTTCGTCGAGGACCCCGACGACCCGGCGTCCTGGGCGGCGGCGATCCGCCCGAACACCAGGGCGTTCTTCGGCGAGACGATCGCCAACCCGCAGGGCGACGTCTTCGACATCCCCGGGGTATCCGCCGTCGCGCACCAGCACGGCATCCCGCTGATCGTGGACAACACGATCGCCACGCCGTACCTGATCCGGCCGTTCGAACACGGCGCCGACATCGTCGTGCACTCGGCGACGAAGTATCTCGGCGGGCACGGCACGGCGATCGCCGGGCTGATCATCGACGGTGGCACCTTCGACTGGACCCAGGGCCGGCACCCCGGCTTCACCACGCCCGACGAGAGCTACCACGGTGTGGTGTACGCCGACCTGGGCGCACCGGCCTATGCGCTGAAGGCCCGGGTGCAGTTGCTGCGCGACCTGGGCTCCGCGGGTGCGCCGTTCAACGCCTTCCTGATCGCCCAGGGCCTGGAGACGCTGAGCCTACGGATGGAACGCCACGTGGCCAACGCGCAGCGGGTCGCGGAGTTCCTGGCCGCCGCACCCGGGGTGAACCGGGTCAACTACGCCGGTCTGCCCGATTCCCCGTGGTACGCCCGGGGCCGGGAACTGGCCCCGCGCGGCACCGGAGCGGTGCTGGCGTTCGAGCTGGCCGGCGGGCTGGCCGCGGGCAAGGCGTTCGTCGACGCGCTGACGCTGCACAGTCACGTCGCCAACATCGGCGACGTCCGCTCGCTGGTGATCCACCCTGCCTCCACCACCCACCAGCAGCTGTCCGACGCCGAGCAGCGGGCGTCCGGGGTGACCCCGGGGCTGGTCCGGCTGGCCGTCGGACTGGAGGGTATCGACGACATCCTGGCCGATCTGGCCCGCGGCCTGACCGCCGCGGCCGCCGCCGAGGGGCACAGGTGA
- a CDS encoding type II toxin-antitoxin system prevent-host-death family antitoxin, with product MGPLSFRNRAGELVDLPTVPATRFKNEFGSIIEQATLTGAVAITKHNATKAVLLSVAEFEALTRAATPELDELTDEFDALLAQMQTPRSKSGVAAAFSATPEELGDAAVRMANPSS from the coding sequence ATGGGACCTTTGAGCTTCCGCAACCGGGCCGGCGAACTGGTCGATCTGCCGACGGTGCCGGCCACCCGATTCAAGAACGAGTTCGGATCGATCATCGAGCAGGCCACACTGACCGGGGCGGTGGCGATCACCAAGCACAATGCCACCAAGGCCGTGTTGCTTTCGGTGGCCGAGTTCGAAGCCCTGACCCGCGCCGCCACCCCGGAACTCGACGAACTCACCGACGAATTCGACGCATTGCTGGCGCAGATGCAGACCCCGAGGTCGAAATCCGGCGTCGCCGCGGCCTTCAGCGCAACCCCCGAAGAACTCGGTGATGCGGCCGTGCGGATGGCCAACCCGTCGTCGTGA
- a CDS encoding class I SAM-dependent methyltransferase: MSTPRSLSFGAQAAAYERGRPSYPPEAIDWLLPRGATKVLDLGAGTGKLTTRLVERGLDVVAVDPIAEMLEVLSASLPDTPALLGTAEEIPLPNESVDAVLVAQAWHWVDPERAVPEVARVLRPGGRLGLLWNTPDQRLGWVRELGEIVGFAHDPLDAHSGLPAPFTDVERHRVEWTNYLTPQALIDLVASRSYCITSPADVQTRALERVRELLATHPALANSPGVALPYITTCVRTDLG; this comes from the coding sequence ATGAGCACACCGCGCTCCCTGTCCTTCGGTGCCCAGGCCGCCGCCTACGAGCGGGGCCGCCCGTCGTACCCGCCGGAGGCGATCGACTGGCTGCTGCCCCGCGGTGCGACCAAGGTGCTGGACCTCGGCGCCGGTACCGGCAAGCTGACCACCCGGCTGGTGGAACGCGGCCTGGACGTGGTGGCCGTCGACCCGATCGCGGAGATGCTGGAGGTGCTTTCGGCGTCGCTGCCGGACACCCCCGCGCTGCTGGGCACCGCCGAGGAGATCCCGCTGCCAAACGAGAGCGTGGACGCGGTGCTGGTGGCCCAGGCCTGGCACTGGGTGGACCCGGAGCGGGCGGTGCCCGAGGTGGCCCGGGTGCTGCGCCCGGGCGGTCGGCTGGGACTGCTGTGGAACACCCCGGACCAGCGGCTGGGCTGGGTCCGCGAGCTCGGCGAGATCGTCGGCTTCGCCCACGACCCCTTGGATGCGCATTCCGGGCTGCCGGCGCCGTTCACCGATGTGGAACGGCACCGGGTGGAGTGGACGAATTACCTGACGCCGCAGGCGCTGATCGACCTGGTCGCCTCGCGCAGCTACTGCATCACCTCGCCGGCCGACGTGCAGACCCGGGCGCTGGAGCGGGTCCGGGAACTGCTGGCCACCCACCCGGCGCTGGCCAACTCCCCCGGTGTCGCGCTGCCCTACATCACCACGTGTGTGCGGACCGACCTGGGCTGA
- a CDS encoding exodeoxyribonuclease III, with translation MIVTTINVNGIRAAVKQRSAENLGLLPWLTTTRADVVCLQETRADDDQLAGALAPALDDGWHLAHAAPSRKGRNGVAVLARVPFTDIRAGCGHDEFADHGRYLEVDLNIGGDEVTVASIYVPTGEAETERQAEKERFLAATEVRLAELVDGAPARGREAVVCGDWNIAHAEADLKNWRGNRNKAGFLPEERQWVADRLAAGWSDVVRGLHPGVDGPYSWWSWRGKAFDNDAGWRIDYQLATAGLAARAVAAGTERPAAYALRWSDHAPVTVEYR, from the coding sequence GTGATCGTCACAACCATCAACGTCAACGGAATTCGCGCCGCGGTGAAGCAGCGTTCCGCCGAGAATCTCGGCCTGCTGCCCTGGTTGACGACCACCCGCGCCGACGTGGTCTGCCTGCAGGAAACCCGCGCCGACGACGACCAGCTGGCCGGGGCCCTCGCCCCGGCGCTGGACGACGGCTGGCACCTGGCGCACGCGGCGCCGTCGCGCAAGGGCCGCAACGGGGTGGCGGTGCTCGCCCGCGTCCCGTTCACCGACATCCGCGCCGGTTGCGGCCACGACGAGTTCGCCGACCACGGTCGCTACCTGGAGGTCGATCTGAACATCGGCGGCGACGAGGTGACGGTGGCCAGCATCTACGTGCCCACCGGTGAGGCCGAGACCGAGCGGCAGGCGGAGAAGGAACGGTTCCTGGCCGCCACCGAGGTGCGCCTCGCCGAGCTGGTCGACGGGGCGCCGGCGCGTGGCCGCGAGGCCGTGGTGTGCGGCGACTGGAACATCGCCCACGCCGAGGCCGACCTGAAGAACTGGCGGGGCAACCGCAACAAGGCCGGCTTCCTGCCCGAGGAGCGCCAGTGGGTGGCCGACCGGCTGGCCGCGGGCTGGTCGGACGTCGTGCGCGGGCTGCACCCCGGCGTCGACGGCCCGTACAGCTGGTGGTCCTGGCGGGGCAAGGCGTTCGACAACGACGCCGGCTGGCGCATCGACTATCAGCTGGCCACCGCCGGTCTGGCCGCCCGCGCGGTGGCCGCCGGCACCGAGCGTCCGGCGGCGTACGCGCTGCGCTGGTCCGACCACGCCCCGGTGACCGTCGAGTACCGGTAG
- the trpS gene encoding tryptophan--tRNA ligase, producing MNRPVVFSGAQPTSDSLHLGNALGAIKQWAGMQDDHQAYFCVVDLHAITVAQDPAELRRRTLVTAAQYLALGIDPARATVFVQSHVPAHAELSWVLGCFTGFGQASRMTQFKDKSARHGADATTVGLFTYPVLMAADILAYNTDLVPVGEDQRQHLELARDLAQRFNARFPGTFVVPEALIPKATAKIYDLADPAVKMSKSAATDAGLISLLDDPARTAKKIRSAVTDSEREIRFDPDAKPGISNLLTIQSAITGTPVAQLVDGYAGRGYGDLKKETAEVVVDYVTPIRARVEELLAERDELEAVLAAGAQKARDVTEATLSRVYDALGLLPRR from the coding sequence ATGAACAGACCGGTCGTCTTCTCCGGGGCTCAGCCCACCTCCGATTCACTGCATTTGGGCAACGCCCTGGGCGCGATCAAGCAGTGGGCCGGGATGCAGGACGATCACCAGGCCTACTTCTGCGTCGTCGACCTGCACGCCATCACCGTCGCCCAGGACCCCGCCGAACTGCGCCGCCGCACCCTGGTCACCGCCGCGCAGTACCTGGCGCTGGGTATCGACCCGGCGCGGGCCACCGTCTTCGTGCAGTCGCATGTCCCCGCGCATGCCGAATTGTCTTGGGTGCTGGGCTGTTTCACCGGTTTCGGGCAGGCGTCGCGGATGACCCAGTTCAAGGACAAGTCGGCCCGCCACGGCGCCGACGCCACCACCGTCGGGCTGTTCACCTACCCGGTGCTGATGGCCGCCGACATCCTGGCCTACAACACCGACCTGGTGCCCGTCGGCGAGGACCAGCGCCAGCACCTGGAACTCGCCCGCGACCTCGCGCAGCGGTTCAACGCCCGCTTCCCGGGCACCTTCGTCGTGCCGGAGGCGCTGATCCCCAAGGCCACCGCCAAGATCTACGACCTGGCCGACCCGGCGGTGAAGATGAGCAAATCCGCGGCCACCGACGCCGGGCTGATCTCGCTGCTCGACGACCCGGCGCGCACCGCCAAGAAGATCCGCTCGGCGGTCACCGACAGCGAGCGCGAGATCCGGTTCGACCCGGACGCCAAGCCCGGCATCTCCAACCTGCTGACCATCCAGTCCGCCATCACCGGCACCCCGGTCGCGCAGCTGGTCGACGGCTACGCCGGGCGCGGCTACGGGGACCTCAAGAAAGAGACCGCCGAGGTCGTCGTCGACTACGTCACCCCGATCCGGGCCCGGGTCGAGGAGCTGCTGGCCGAGCGCGACGAGCTGGAGGCGGTGCTCGCCGCCGGGGCGCAGAAGGCCCGCGACGTCACCGAGGCGACGCTGAGCCGGGTGTACGACGCGCTGGGGTTGCTGCCCCGACGATGA
- the metX gene encoding homoserine O-acetyltransferase MetX, with protein sequence MTIFDVPTVTLPAEGEIGLVDIGSLTLERGAVLPDVTIAVQRWGELSPAGDNVVVALHALTGDSHVIGPAGPPAGPGHPTPGWWDGMAGPGAPIDTDRWCLVATNVLGGCRGSTGPSSLARDGKPWGSRFPTVTIRDQVAADVAALAALGITEVAAVLGGSMGGARALEWAIEHPDDVRAALVLAVGARATADQIGTQSTQIAAIKTDPNWHGGDYHDTGDVPAAGLDVARRIAHLTYRGEAELDERFGNGAQGSEDPLTGGRYSVQSYLQHQGDKLVGRFDAGSYVLLSDALSSHDVGRGRGGVAAALASCPVPTVVGGVTSDRLYPLRLQQELAELLPGCAGLDVIDSPCGHDAFLIEADAVAGLLRRTLELAAHR encoded by the coding sequence GTGACAATCTTCGACGTGCCAACCGTGACACTGCCGGCCGAGGGTGAGATCGGCCTGGTCGACATCGGGTCGCTGACGCTGGAGCGCGGCGCGGTGCTGCCGGATGTCACCATCGCCGTGCAGCGCTGGGGTGAGCTGTCCCCGGCCGGCGACAACGTCGTCGTCGCGCTGCACGCGCTGACCGGCGACTCGCATGTCATCGGGCCGGCCGGCCCGCCGGCCGGCCCGGGCCACCCCACACCGGGCTGGTGGGACGGCATGGCCGGTCCCGGCGCCCCGATCGACACCGACCGCTGGTGCCTGGTCGCCACCAACGTGCTCGGCGGCTGCCGCGGTTCGACCGGACCGAGTTCGCTGGCCCGAGACGGCAAGCCGTGGGGATCCCGGTTCCCGACGGTGACCATCCGCGACCAGGTCGCCGCCGATGTGGCCGCGCTGGCGGCGCTGGGCATCACCGAGGTGGCCGCCGTGTTGGGCGGCTCGATGGGCGGCGCCCGTGCCCTGGAATGGGCGATCGAGCATCCCGACGACGTGCGGGCCGCGCTGGTGCTGGCCGTCGGCGCCCGGGCCACCGCCGACCAGATCGGCACCCAGAGCACCCAGATCGCGGCGATCAAGACCGACCCGAACTGGCACGGCGGCGACTACCACGACACCGGCGACGTCCCGGCCGCCGGACTCGACGTGGCACGGCGCATCGCGCACCTGACCTACCGCGGCGAGGCCGAGCTCGACGAACGGTTCGGCAACGGCGCGCAGGGCAGCGAGGACCCGCTGACCGGCGGGCGCTACAGCGTGCAGAGCTACCTGCAGCATCAGGGCGACAAGCTGGTCGGCCGGTTTGACGCGGGTTCCTACGTGCTGCTTTCGGACGCGCTGAGCAGCCATGACGTCGGCCGCGGGCGCGGCGGGGTGGCCGCCGCGCTGGCGTCCTGCCCGGTGCCGACGGTGGTCGGCGGGGTCACCTCCGACCGGCTCTACCCGCTGCGGCTGCAGCAGGAGTTGGCCGAATTGCTGCCCGGCTGCGCCGGCCTGGACGTGATCGACTCGCCGTGCGGGCACGACGCGTTCCTGATCGAGGCGGACGCGGTCGCCGGCCTGCTGCGTCGCACCCTCGAGCTGGCCGCGCACCGATGA
- a CDS encoding zeta toxin family protein, with product MTEPPRISVLAGVNGAGKSSLGGAMIRASGGQYYNPDETAAKLIAANPGLDQARANALAWLKGTELLQRAIDDRLDFAIETTLGGATIPQKLTAAADAGFQVRVLYVGLSSPELHLRRVRNRVAAGGHDIPEIDIRRRWRHSRMNLISLLPALTELRVYDNSVDGDPKAGQTPRPSLVLHVVDTQIAAPPDLTCVPAWARPIAAAAMKLALGSGPE from the coding sequence GTGACCGAACCGCCCCGGATCTCTGTCCTGGCCGGAGTCAATGGCGCCGGCAAGTCCAGCCTCGGCGGGGCGATGATCCGGGCCTCCGGCGGGCAGTACTACAACCCCGACGAGACCGCCGCAAAATTGATCGCCGCCAACCCGGGCCTCGACCAGGCCCGGGCCAATGCCCTGGCGTGGCTCAAAGGCACCGAGCTGCTGCAGCGTGCGATCGACGATCGCCTCGATTTCGCCATTGAGACCACGCTCGGCGGCGCCACGATCCCCCAAAAGCTCACCGCGGCCGCGGATGCGGGTTTTCAGGTGCGCGTGCTGTATGTGGGATTGAGCAGCCCGGAACTTCACCTGCGGCGGGTACGCAACCGCGTCGCCGCGGGCGGGCACGACATCCCCGAGATCGACATCCGCCGCCGCTGGCGGCACAGCCGGATGAACCTCATCTCCCTGTTACCCGCGCTGACCGAGCTGCGGGTCTACGACAACTCCGTCGACGGTGATCCGAAGGCCGGGCAGACGCCGAGGCCGTCCCTGGTACTGCACGTCGTCGACACGCAGATAGCGGCACCGCCCGACCTCACCTGCGTCCCCGCCTGGGCTCGCCCCATCGCCGCCGCCGCGATGAAACTCGCTCTCGGCAGCGGTCCGGAGTAG
- the yhjD gene encoding inner membrane protein YhjD has translation MTGPDEAAKKPGLLDRLRSRWHWFDHIWAAQTRYNDAKGDFYAAGITYFTVFAMFPLLMVGFAVGGFVLVNHPDLLDRIENQIRATITGDLGPQLIALMDAAIASRTSVGVIGLAAAAWAGLGWMANLREALSQMWGQQRRARPNFVIAKLSDLAALLSAFVAILATVALTALGSTSLLDNLLHWLRVPDSILTTIALRAVSVLMSLTVSWLLFTWMIARLPRESVTLRSSARAGLIAAVGFEGFKQVASVYLQSVVSGPAGATFGPVLGLMVFAYVTARLVLFSTAWAATARENVEPVIAPPPPAVIYNRPVTRGVPAPVYLLGAAVAGALGALSWSRRPRHRRASVADQL, from the coding sequence ATGACCGGACCGGACGAGGCGGCGAAAAAACCGGGTCTGCTGGACCGGTTGCGGTCCCGCTGGCACTGGTTCGACCACATCTGGGCCGCCCAGACCCGGTACAACGACGCCAAGGGCGACTTCTACGCCGCCGGCATCACCTACTTCACCGTTTTCGCGATGTTCCCGCTGCTCATGGTGGGCTTCGCGGTCGGCGGGTTCGTGCTGGTCAACCACCCCGATCTGCTGGATCGCATCGAGAACCAGATCAGGGCGACGATCACCGGGGACCTGGGGCCGCAGCTCATCGCGCTGATGGACGCCGCGATCGCGTCCCGCACCTCCGTCGGTGTGATCGGTTTGGCGGCGGCCGCGTGGGCCGGGCTGGGCTGGATGGCCAACCTGCGGGAGGCGCTGAGCCAGATGTGGGGGCAGCAGCGCCGGGCCCGGCCGAACTTCGTCATCGCGAAGCTGTCGGACCTGGCCGCGCTGCTGTCGGCGTTCGTGGCGATCCTGGCCACGGTGGCACTGACGGCATTGGGCAGTACGTCACTGCTGGACAACCTGCTGCATTGGCTGCGGGTACCGGACTCGATACTGACGACGATCGCGCTGCGGGCGGTTTCGGTACTGATGTCGCTGACGGTGTCCTGGCTGCTGTTCACCTGGATGATCGCCCGGTTGCCCCGTGAGTCGGTGACCCTGCGCTCGAGTGCTCGGGCCGGGTTGATCGCGGCGGTCGGCTTCGAGGGATTCAAGCAGGTGGCCTCGGTCTATCTGCAGTCGGTGGTTTCCGGCCCGGCCGGCGCGACGTTCGGCCCGGTGCTGGGTCTGATGGTGTTCGCCTACGTGACCGCCCGGCTGGTGCTGTTCTCCACCGCCTGGGCGGCGACCGCCCGGGAGAACGTCGAGCCGGTGATCGCCCCGCCGCCACCCGCGGTCATCTACAACCGGCCCGTCACCCGCGGAGTCCCGGCACCGGTGTACCTGCTCGGGGCGGCGGTCGCCGGGGCGCTGGGCGCGCTGAGCTGGTCGCGGCGCCCGCGCCACCGACGAGCGTCAGTGGCTGACCAGTTGTAG